In Phaenicophaeus curvirostris isolate KB17595 chromosome 14, BPBGC_Pcur_1.0, whole genome shotgun sequence, a single genomic region encodes these proteins:
- the RNF166 gene encoding E3 ubiquitin-protein ligase RNF166: MFGRRAPAPRAAEALEAQFSCPICLEVFHRAVGIAGCGHTFCGECLQPCLQVPSPLCPLCRMPFDPKKVEKASSVEKQLSSYKAPCRGCNKKVTLAKMRSHVSSCAKVQEQMANCPKFVPVVPTSQPIPSNIPNRSTFVCPYCGARNLDQQELVKHCMENHRNDPNKVVCPVCSAMPWGDPSYKSANFLQHLLHRHKFSYDTFVDYNIDEEAALQAALALSLSEN; encoded by the exons CCATCTGCCTCGAGGTGTTCCACCGCGCCGTGGGCATCGCGGGATGCGGACACAC GTTTTGTGGGGAATGCCTTCAGCCCTGCCTGCAAGTGCCATCCCCACTGTGCCCGCTCTGCCGCATGCCCTTCGACCCCAAGAAGGTGGAGAAGGCGTCCAGTGTGGAAAAGCAGCTTTCATCCTACAAAGCTCCCTGCAGAGGCTGCAACAAGAAG GTGACCCTCGCGAAAATGCGCTCCCACGTCTCTTCCTGTGCGAAGGTGCAGGAGCAGATGGCCAACTGCCCCAAGTTCGTTCCAGTTGTCCCCACTTCCCAGCCTATCCCCAG CAATATTCCAAATCGCTCAACATTTGTGTGTCCGTACTGCGGGGCCCGGAACCTGGACCAGCAGGAGCTGGTGAAGCACTGCATGGAGAACCATCGCAACGACCCCAACAAAGTG GTGTGCCCGGTCTGCTCAGCCATGCCCTGGGGGGACCCTAGCTACAAAAGCGCCAACTTCCTCCAGCATCTTCTCCACAGGCACAAGTTTTCCTACGACACCTTTGTG gaCTATAACATTGATGAGGAGGCAGCGTTGCAGGCTGCCCTGGCACTGTCACTCTCTGAGAACTGA